From Oncorhynchus masou masou isolate Uvic2021 unplaced genomic scaffold, UVic_Omas_1.1 unplaced_scaffold_2253, whole genome shotgun sequence, a single genomic window includes:
- the uts2d gene encoding urotensin 2 domain containing, giving the protein MDKTVSVKYWLGLVAFLLLQGVVSVEGRSIFNPGNHVYQPREGTDGQNKILAFLLHKSLEPVERNYALGLHLDNNLAELEELEALKEGLELERELSSNVLAEDKSIPRKRDCFWKYCV; this is encoded by the exons ATGGACAAGACAGTCTCTGTGAAGTACTGGCTGGGACTGGTAGCCTTCCTGCTCCTACAAGGGGTAGTCAGTGTGGAGGGCAGAAGCATCTTCAACCCTG GAAACCATGTTTATCAGCCAAGGGAAGGCACAGATGGCCAGAACAAGATTCTAGCATTTCTACTACATAAAAGCTTAGAACCTGTTGAAAGAAATTACGCTTTAG GTTTACATTTGGACAACAATCTAGCAGAGTTGGAGGAG CTAGAGGCTTTGAAGGAGGGCTTGGAGCTGGAGAGGGAGCTGTCATCCAATGTATTAGCAGAGGACAAGTCCATACCGAGGAAAAGGG ATTGTTTCTGGAAGTACTGTGTATGA